In Massilia violaceinigra, one DNA window encodes the following:
- the prsR gene encoding PEP-CTERM-box response regulator transcription factor: MGKKKLLVVEDDKGLQKQLRWSFDGYDVLIAEDRESALAQLHRHRPAVVTLDLGLPPNPDGATEGLATLKQILAEAPGTKVIVLSGNQDRAHALKAISMGAYDFHQKPFDADTLGLVVERAFYLHAMQEENQRMLQIGADSPLARIVTRDPGMLRLCRSVEKLAPSSATVMLLGDSGAGKELFARGLHDLSARHEKRFVAINCAAIPADLLESELFGHEKGAFTGAGQQTLGKIEMAQGGTFFLDEIGDMAMALQAKLLRFVQERVIERIGGRSEIAIDARIVCATHQDLPKLVREGRFREDLYYRLSEVVLAIPPLRERVGDAVLLAHHFKHQACLTERRSVPAFTDDAVLAIEQYGWPGNVRELENCIRRAVIMSEGPQISARDLGLAEVPQSGTPVNLRQVRDAAEYKVMVTALARTNGSIVKAAELLGVSRPTLYDLMHHHGIRISP, from the coding sequence ATGGGCAAAAAGAAGCTGTTGGTGGTCGAAGACGACAAAGGCTTGCAGAAGCAGCTGCGCTGGAGTTTCGATGGCTATGATGTGCTCATCGCCGAAGACCGCGAGAGCGCCCTGGCGCAGCTGCACCGCCATCGCCCGGCCGTGGTGACGCTCGACCTGGGCTTGCCGCCCAATCCGGACGGCGCCACCGAGGGCCTGGCCACCCTGAAGCAGATACTGGCCGAAGCGCCGGGCACCAAGGTCATCGTCTTATCCGGCAACCAGGACCGCGCCCATGCGCTCAAGGCGATCAGCATGGGCGCCTACGACTTTCACCAGAAGCCGTTCGACGCCGATACCCTGGGCCTGGTGGTGGAGCGGGCGTTTTATCTGCACGCGATGCAGGAAGAGAACCAGCGCATGCTGCAGATCGGCGCCGACTCGCCGCTGGCGCGCATCGTCACGCGCGACCCCGGCATGCTGCGCCTGTGCCGCAGCGTCGAAAAACTCGCGCCGTCGTCGGCCACGGTGATGCTGCTGGGCGACTCGGGCGCCGGCAAGGAACTGTTCGCGCGCGGCCTGCACGACCTGTCGGCGCGCCACGAAAAGCGCTTCGTGGCGATCAACTGCGCGGCCATTCCGGCCGACCTGCTCGAGAGCGAATTGTTCGGCCACGAAAAGGGCGCCTTCACTGGCGCCGGCCAGCAAACCCTGGGCAAGATCGAAATGGCGCAGGGCGGCACCTTCTTCCTCGATGAAATCGGCGATATGGCGATGGCCCTGCAGGCCAAGCTGCTGCGTTTCGTGCAGGAGCGCGTGATCGAGCGTATCGGCGGACGCAGCGAAATCGCCATCGATGCGCGCATCGTGTGCGCCACCCACCAGGATTTGCCCAAGCTGGTGCGCGAAGGGCGCTTTCGCGAGGATTTGTACTACCGCCTGAGCGAAGTGGTGCTGGCCATTCCGCCGCTGCGCGAGCGGGTAGGCGACGCGGTGCTGCTGGCGCACCACTTCAAGCACCAGGCTTGCCTGACCGAACGGCGCAGCGTGCCGGCGTTCACCGACGACGCGGTGCTGGCGATCGAGCAGTATGGCTGGCCGGGCAACGTGCGCGAGCTGGAAAACTGCATCCGGCGCGCGGTGATCATGTCGGAAGGGCCGCAGATCAGCGCGCGCGACCTGGGCCTGGCCGAGGTGCCGCAGTCAGGCACGCCCGTCAATCTGCGCCAGGTGCGCGACGCCGCCGAGTACAAGGTGATGGTGACGGCGCTGGCGCGCACCAACGGGTCGATCGTCAAGGCGGCCGAGCTGCTCGGCGTGAGCCGCCCGACCCTGTACGACCTGATGCACCATCACGGCATCAGGATTTCACCATGA
- a CDS encoding hydrolase 1, exosortase A system-associated, whose amino-acid sequence MMEATQRALQFNCGGSSLVGILDLPERPLSRGVLVVTSAPQYRIGNHRHFTLLARLLAARGIPVMRFDHRGMGDSEGEARTIDALGEDTQAAMRAFFAQMPGMQDVVLWGLGDAATAAVLYAQADARVSGVVLLNPWMHTPGSAPRADGLPQLLARLGELDFWKRVASDSGDGQASVAARRQNMRAAAADASLPLPQRVLASLSGFDGAALVILGGDEPGAQHVDALLKRHEVRCKCVTIAGADRTFASRAWRDAVAEVSANWIASW is encoded by the coding sequence ATGATGGAAGCCACCCAACGCGCACTGCAATTCAACTGCGGCGGCAGTTCGCTGGTCGGCATCCTCGACCTGCCCGAACGGCCGCTGTCGCGCGGCGTGCTGGTCGTCACCAGCGCGCCGCAATACCGCATCGGCAACCATCGCCATTTCACGCTGCTGGCGCGCCTGCTGGCCGCGCGCGGCATCCCGGTGATGCGCTTCGACCACCGCGGCATGGGCGACAGCGAAGGCGAGGCGCGCACCATCGACGCGCTGGGTGAAGACACGCAGGCCGCCATGCGCGCCTTCTTCGCCCAGATGCCCGGCATGCAGGACGTGGTGCTGTGGGGCCTGGGCGACGCCGCCACGGCCGCCGTGCTGTATGCCCAGGCCGACGCGCGCGTCTCGGGCGTGGTGCTGCTCAATCCCTGGATGCACACGCCCGGCAGCGCGCCGCGCGCGGACGGCTTGCCGCAACTGCTGGCGCGTCTCGGTGAACTCGATTTCTGGAAGCGCGTGGCCAGCGACAGCGGCGACGGCCAGGCCAGCGTGGCCGCGCGGCGCCAGAACATGCGCGCCGCCGCTGCCGACGCCAGTCTGCCGCTGCCGCAGCGCGTGCTGGCCAGCCTGTCGGGCTTCGACGGCGCGGCGCTGGTGATCCTCGGTGGCGACGAACCGGGCGCGCAGCACGTGGACGCCCTGCTCAAGCGCCACGAGGTGCGCTGCAAGTGCGTCACCATCGCCGGCGCCGACCGCACCTTCGCCAGCCGCGCCTGGCGCGACGCGGTGGCGGAGGTCAGCGCAAACTGGATTGCGTCATGGTGA
- a CDS encoding hydrolase 2, exosortase A system-associated, translating to MNAPLLSLPRVLPFFFDAEPGTRFSLYHAPAPQVRTRGAILYVHPFADELNKSRRMATLQARRFAAAGYAVLQIDMFGCGDSCGDFSSARWELWKRDLEIARAWLAERAGGGPMHLWGIRLGGLLALDFACNAPVDGVILWQPFLNGRTCINQFLRQGLAARMRAGDPALFGTTSQLRADLLTRGMIEVGGYELAAPLIQAIDACDAAALPLPPCQVHWFASASPAPSRLAASAARIAHRWSARGATLHFHAVEGEPFWGANDIVECPALLAATSAVFAPEA from the coding sequence ATGAATGCTCCCCTGCTGTCCCTTCCGCGCGTGCTGCCGTTTTTCTTCGACGCCGAGCCGGGCACCCGTTTCAGCCTGTATCACGCGCCGGCGCCGCAGGTGCGCACGCGCGGCGCCATCCTGTATGTGCACCCGTTTGCCGATGAACTGAACAAATCGCGCCGCATGGCCACCTTGCAGGCGCGCCGCTTCGCCGCCGCCGGCTACGCGGTGCTGCAGATCGACATGTTCGGCTGCGGCGACAGCTGCGGCGATTTCAGCTCGGCGCGCTGGGAACTGTGGAAGCGCGATCTCGAGATCGCGCGCGCCTGGCTCGCCGAGCGTGCCGGCGGCGGGCCGATGCACCTGTGGGGCATCCGCCTGGGCGGCCTGCTGGCGCTCGATTTCGCCTGCAACGCGCCGGTCGACGGCGTCATCCTGTGGCAGCCTTTCCTGAACGGGCGCACCTGCATCAACCAGTTCCTGCGCCAGGGCCTGGCGGCGCGCATGCGGGCCGGCGACCCGGCGCTGTTCGGCACCACCAGCCAGCTGCGCGCCGACCTGCTCACGCGCGGCATGATCGAAGTGGGCGGCTACGAACTGGCCGCGCCGCTGATCCAGGCCATCGACGCCTGCGACGCGGCGGCGCTGCCGCTGCCGCCCTGCCAGGTGCACTGGTTCGCCAGCGCCTCGCCGGCCCCGTCGCGGCTGGCCGCCAGCGCCGCCCGCATCGCCCACCGCTGGAGCGCGCGCGGGGCCACCCTGCATTTTCATGCCGTCGAAGGAGAGCCGTTCTGGGGCGCCAACGACATCGTCGAGTGCCCGGCGCTACTGGCCGCCACCAGTGCCGTCTTCGCACCGGAGGCATGA
- a CDS encoding acyl-CoA ligase (AMP-forming), exosortase A system-associated: MAQLLHDLINEAAWRTPHAPALRYLDNSLSYEELACCVEVAAQGLLGLGLARGERVAVFLDKCEEAVLALFGAAAAGLVLVPVNPLLKPAQVGHILRDCGARVLLTSPGRLATLDLELARCPELYCVLQTGAEDGMLPGLGVLAWDGWMKRAGTGPARDAHRCIDSDMAALLYTSGSSGAPKGVVLSHRNLVAGACSVAAYLGHTAHDRILALLPLSIDYGLSQLTSAFAAGAAVVLMNPLLTRDIPVMVARERITALAALPPLWIQLVELHWDTPHNLRYITSSGGAMPRAALDALRRRLPDTRVYLMYGLTEAFRATCLGPEQLDTRPDSIGKAIPNADVLVLRPDGQPCAPGEPGELVYRGPLVALGYWNDAARTAERFRPLPAQPGLPFTETGVWSGDTVRIDEDGYLYFIGRSDEMITTGGYRVSPTEIEEVLYATGLVAEAAALGLAHPVLGQSIALAVTPQRGCLLEPAVLLAACRAKLPGYMLPLLAQVRQAALPRGPNGKFDRRLLAAQMAAGI; the protein is encoded by the coding sequence ATGGCCCAGCTCTTGCACGATCTGATCAACGAGGCTGCCTGGCGCACGCCGCATGCGCCGGCCTTGCGCTATCTCGACAATAGCCTCAGCTATGAAGAACTGGCCTGCTGCGTCGAGGTGGCCGCGCAGGGCTTGCTGGGCCTGGGGCTGGCGCGCGGCGAGCGCGTGGCGGTGTTTCTCGACAAGTGCGAGGAAGCGGTGCTGGCCCTGTTCGGCGCGGCCGCGGCCGGCCTGGTGCTGGTGCCGGTCAATCCCTTGCTCAAGCCGGCCCAGGTCGGTCATATCCTGCGCGACTGCGGCGCCCGCGTGCTGCTGACCTCGCCCGGGCGGCTGGCCACGCTCGACCTGGAGCTGGCCCGCTGTCCGGAGCTGTACTGCGTGCTGCAGACCGGGGCCGAGGATGGCATGCTGCCGGGCCTGGGCGTGCTGGCCTGGGATGGCTGGATGAAGCGCGCCGGTACCGGTCCGGCGCGCGACGCCCATCGCTGCATCGACAGCGACATGGCGGCGCTGCTGTACACCTCGGGCAGCAGCGGCGCGCCGAAAGGCGTGGTGTTATCGCACCGCAATCTGGTGGCGGGCGCCTGCAGCGTGGCCGCTTACCTGGGACACACGGCGCACGACCGCATCCTGGCGCTGCTGCCGCTCAGCATCGACTACGGCCTGAGCCAGCTGACCAGCGCCTTTGCCGCCGGCGCCGCCGTGGTGCTGATGAATCCGTTGCTGACGCGCGACATCCCGGTCATGGTGGCGCGCGAGCGCATCACGGCGCTGGCGGCGCTGCCGCCGCTGTGGATCCAGCTGGTCGAGCTGCACTGGGACACGCCGCACAACTTGCGCTACATCACCAGTTCCGGGGGCGCCATGCCGCGCGCGGCCTTGGACGCGCTGCGCCGGCGCCTGCCCGACACCCGGGTGTACCTGATGTACGGGCTGACCGAAGCGTTCCGCGCGACCTGCCTGGGCCCCGAGCAGCTCGACACCCGGCCCGACTCGATCGGCAAAGCCATTCCCAACGCCGACGTGCTGGTCCTGCGGCCCGACGGCCAGCCGTGCGCGCCGGGTGAGCCGGGCGAACTGGTGTACCGCGGGCCGCTGGTGGCGCTCGGCTACTGGAACGATGCGGCGCGCACGGCCGAGCGCTTCCGGCCGCTGCCGGCCCAGCCCGGGCTGCCGTTCACCGAGACCGGGGTGTGGTCGGGCGACACCGTGCGGATCGATGAGGACGGCTATCTGTATTTCATCGGCCGCAGCGACGAGATGATCACCACCGGCGGCTACCGGGTCAGCCCGACCGAAATCGAAGAGGTGCTGTACGCGACCGGGCTGGTGGCCGAGGCGGCGGCGCTGGGGCTGGCTCACCCGGTGCTGGGGCAGTCGATCGCACTGGCCGTCACGCCGCAGCGCGGCTGCCTGCTGGAGCCGGCCGTGCTGCTGGCCGCCTGCCGCGCCAAGTTGCCCGGCTACATGCTGCCGCTGCTGGCCCAGGTGCGCCAGGCGGCGCTGCCGCGCGGCCCCAACGGCAAGTTCGACCGGCGCCTGCTGGCCGCCCAGATGGCGGCCGGGATCTGA
- a CDS encoding polysaccharide deacetylase family protein — MRAPLSILIYQRVLAAPDPLFPECLHGRRFEQHLRLLTRWFRLMPLARAVAHLADGTLPPRSACLTFDHGYAEHASVALPLLQRYGVPATFFVAASYLDGGCTWSDIVTEVVRNAPGERLNLARSGFASYDIGCPQRRRAVIEMLLAALRLLPPHERLARARSMARRVTPTMLSSDQLLALHRAGMEIGAHPLHHTALASLSNAAARAEIAEGRGRIEDILQAPVRLFAYPSGKPGQDFEHRHGLMLRAQGFEAAVGMGRGAARSGSDLFALPRIAPCEHAGGGAFLLRLAGNLFTRA, encoded by the coding sequence ATGCGCGCACCGCTTTCCATCCTGATCTACCAGCGCGTGCTGGCCGCGCCCGATCCGCTGTTTCCCGAGTGCCTGCACGGGCGCCGCTTTGAGCAGCACCTGCGCCTGCTGACCCGCTGGTTCCGCCTGATGCCGCTCGCGCGCGCGGTGGCGCACCTGGCCGACGGCACCCTGCCGCCACGCAGCGCCTGCCTCACCTTCGACCACGGCTACGCCGAGCACGCCTCCGTGGCCCTGCCCCTGCTGCAGCGCTACGGCGTGCCGGCCACGTTTTTCGTCGCCGCCAGCTACCTCGACGGCGGCTGCACCTGGAGCGACATCGTCACCGAGGTGGTGCGCAATGCGCCCGGCGAGCGCCTGAACCTGGCGCGCAGCGGCTTTGCCAGCTACGACATCGGCTGCCCGCAGCGCCGCCGCGCCGTGATCGAGATGCTGCTGGCCGCCCTGCGCCTGCTGCCCCCGCACGAACGGCTGGCGCGCGCGCGCTCGATGGCGCGCCGCGTCACCCCGACCATGCTCAGTTCCGACCAGCTGCTGGCCCTGCACCGGGCCGGCATGGAGATCGGCGCCCATCCGCTGCACCACACGGCGCTGGCCAGCCTGTCCAACGCCGCCGCCCGCGCCGAGATCGCCGAGGGGCGCGGGCGCATCGAAGACATCCTGCAAGCGCCGGTGCGGCTGTTCGCCTATCCGAGCGGCAAGCCGGGCCAGGATTTCGAGCACCGTCACGGCCTCATGCTGCGCGCCCAGGGCTTCGAAGCGGCCGTCGGCATGGGCCGTGGCGCGGCCCGCAGCGGCAGCGACCTGTTCGCGCTGCCGCGCATCGCCCCGTGCGAGCACGCCGGCGGTGGCGCCTTCCTGCTGCGCCTCGCCGGCAACCTGTTCACGCGCGCCTGA
- a CDS encoding glycosyltransferase family 4 protein — protein sequence MRIGILSYPMLFERDDGVQQQVRETIRALVQLGAQADASVEVEVINPHATRLDDFDLIHVFSATQGNHRLVDAAAEQGVPVVLTPLISPGWDRASGTSARAGDHRLGNLTAWNVQTGYARTRRALQQASLIVALGEAEKQAIGAGFLIDGGKVRVLPNGVNSALLEADGELFRKRTGISGPYALMAGPISPYQNQLAMAQAMGALSLPLVLVGEAGERDQDYLRQLRAVRGVTCLGALRQDGPMLASTYAGASVFLPPGEGQGAPLAVLDALAAGTPVLMAQDTPFSLAGGDFALVRVDWNDTDAQQRAVLRLLVSPPPREQVRALVRGCTWERVARQLAACYADAGALRQAALV from the coding sequence ATGCGTATCGGTATCTTGTCTTATCCCATGCTGTTCGAACGCGACGATGGCGTTCAGCAACAGGTCCGCGAAACCATCCGCGCGCTGGTGCAGCTGGGCGCCCAGGCTGACGCGTCGGTCGAGGTGGAGGTGATCAATCCGCACGCCACGCGGCTCGACGACTTCGACCTGATCCATGTGTTTTCGGCCACCCAGGGCAACCACCGGCTGGTGGACGCGGCCGCGGAGCAGGGCGTGCCGGTGGTGCTCACCCCGCTGATCTCGCCCGGCTGGGACCGCGCCAGCGGCACCAGCGCGCGCGCCGGCGACCACCGCCTGGGCAACCTGACAGCGTGGAATGTGCAGACCGGCTATGCCCGCACCCGGCGCGCGCTGCAGCAGGCCAGCCTGATCGTGGCGCTGGGCGAGGCCGAGAAACAGGCCATTGGGGCCGGATTCCTGATCGATGGCGGGAAGGTGCGGGTGCTGCCGAACGGGGTCAATTCAGCCCTGCTGGAGGCCGATGGCGAGCTGTTTCGCAAGCGCACCGGGATCAGCGGGCCGTATGCGCTGATGGCCGGCCCCATTTCTCCGTACCAGAATCAGCTGGCGATGGCGCAGGCGATGGGCGCGCTGTCGCTGCCGCTGGTGCTGGTGGGCGAGGCGGGCGAACGCGATCAGGATTACCTGCGCCAATTGCGCGCCGTGCGCGGGGTGACTTGCTTGGGCGCGCTGCGCCAGGATGGGCCGATGCTGGCCAGTACGTATGCGGGGGCGTCGGTGTTCCTGCCGCCGGGCGAGGGGCAGGGCGCGCCGCTGGCGGTGCTCGATGCGCTGGCGGCCGGCACGCCGGTGCTGATGGCGCAGGATACGCCCTTCAGCCTGGCCGGCGGCGATTTCGCGCTGGTGCGGGTCGACTGGAACGATACCGATGCGCAGCAGCGCGCGGTGCTGCGCCTCTTGGTGTCGCCGCCGCCGCGCGAACAGGTGCGCGCGCTGGTGCGCGGCTGCACCTGGGAGCGGGTGGCGCGCCAGCTGGCCGCCTGCTACGCGGACGCGGGCGCGCTGCGCCAGGCGGCGCTGGTCTAG